Proteins co-encoded in one Streptococcus parauberis NCFD 2020 genomic window:
- a CDS encoding polysaccharide biosynthesis protein yields MKRSQKRAILYLIDVFMITFAHLSAFRFLLSYSTRLSDKEIYITLFVTLFVYTVLGIRARIFSIINRFTDNKVIFILTANMFFASLLSYLVDVLFLDTFSRRFLFLSFLFGTFLIILPRMIWRMWHEQNLFVKHNKKDQKTKMLVVGAGEGGSAFIQTILTKSKDIDIVGIVDADINKLGTYLHGIKVLGNKNSIPRLVAEYEVNQVTIAIPSLSGEERESILDICRNANIHVNNMPSIENIVLGNVSLNKFKEIEIADLLGRKEVVLDQTSLNSFFNGKTVLVTGAGGSIGSEICRQVSKFNPARILLLGHGENSIYLIHRELSALLKGRIDIVPIIADIQDRDLIFEIMANYRPDIVYHAAAHKHVPLMEYNPKEAVKNNIFGTKNVAEAAKAAGIPKFIMVSTDKAVNPPNVMGATKRFAEMIVTGLNEEGKTQFAAVRFGNVLGSRGSVVPLFKEQIKKGGPITVTDFRMTRYFMTIPEASRLFIQAGFLAKGGEVFVLDMGEPVKILDLAKKVIKLSGHTEEDIKIVESGIRPGEKLYEELLSSNERVSEQIHDKIFVGKVTSKPLAEVEAIITNLDQLPADNLKETLIHFAKQE; encoded by the coding sequence ATGAAAAGAAGTCAAAAAAGAGCGATTTTATATCTGATTGATGTGTTTATGATCACATTCGCACATCTGTCGGCTTTTCGGTTCTTGCTATCATACAGTACTCGATTAAGCGACAAAGAAATCTATATTACTCTTTTTGTAACACTTTTCGTTTATACAGTTTTAGGAATAAGAGCTCGAATCTTTTCCATTATCAATCGTTTTACCGATAATAAAGTCATCTTTATCCTAACAGCTAACATGTTCTTCGCATCCCTATTAAGTTATTTGGTGGACGTTCTTTTCCTAGATACATTCAGTCGTCGTTTTCTTTTCTTATCATTCCTTTTTGGAACATTTTTAATTATCCTTCCTCGGATGATTTGGCGGATGTGGCATGAACAAAATTTGTTTGTCAAACATAATAAAAAAGACCAAAAGACAAAAATGTTGGTTGTTGGTGCCGGTGAAGGTGGTAGTGCCTTTATTCAAACAATTCTGACTAAGAGTAAAGATATTGACATTGTCGGTATTGTTGATGCTGATATCAATAAATTAGGCACCTACTTACACGGGATTAAAGTACTGGGAAATAAAAATTCCATTCCAAGATTAGTAGCAGAATATGAAGTTAATCAAGTTACGATTGCCATCCCAAGTTTATCTGGGGAAGAACGAGAATCAATCTTAGATATCTGCCGTAACGCAAACATTCACGTAAACAATATGCCTAGTATTGAGAATATCGTTCTAGGTAATGTGTCACTTAATAAATTTAAAGAAATTGAGATTGCTGACCTACTTGGACGAAAGGAAGTAGTATTAGATCAAACGTCTTTAAATTCATTCTTTAACGGGAAAACAGTTCTTGTAACTGGTGCAGGAGGATCAATTGGTTCAGAAATCTGTCGTCAAGTTTCTAAATTTAATCCAGCACGCATTTTACTTTTAGGGCATGGTGAAAATTCCATTTATCTGATTCATCGTGAATTATCAGCACTGTTAAAGGGACGAATTGACATTGTCCCAATTATCGCGGACATTCAAGATCGAGACTTGATTTTTGAAATTATGGCGAATTATCGACCTGATATAGTCTATCATGCTGCAGCACATAAACATGTGCCATTGATGGAATACAATCCAAAAGAAGCTGTTAAAAATAATATCTTTGGGACAAAAAATGTGGCGGAAGCAGCCAAGGCTGCTGGGATTCCTAAATTTATCATGGTCTCAACTGACAAAGCTGTTAATCCACCTAATGTGATGGGTGCAACTAAGCGCTTCGCTGAAATGATCGTCACTGGCTTGAATGAAGAAGGTAAAACTCAGTTTGCAGCTGTGCGATTCGGTAACGTCCTTGGTAGTCGTGGTAGTGTGGTTCCTCTCTTTAAAGAGCAAATCAAAAAAGGTGGACCTATCACAGTAACAGACTTTAGAATGACCCGTTATTTCATGACTATTCCGGAAGCTAGTCGTCTTTTCATTCAAGCAGGATTTTTGGCTAAAGGTGGAGAGGTCTTTGTCCTTGATATGGGTGAACCAGTCAAAATTTTAGACCTTGCGAAAAAAGTAATCAAATTGAGTGGTCACACAGAAGAAGATATTAAAATTGTAGAATCAGGAATCAGACCTGGTGAAAAACTTTATGAAGAGTTATTATCATCTAACGAACGTGTTAGTGAACAGATTCACGACAAAATTTTTGTTGGTAAGGTAACCAGCAAGCCATTAGCAGAAGTTGAAGCCATCATAACAAACTTGGATCAACTTCCAGCAGACAATTTGAAAGAAACATTGATTCACTTTGCAAAACAAGAGTAG
- the cpsA gene encoding LCP family glycopolymer transferase CpsA: MAAKSRSRRGSTSNGSRSFSVINLALLLLFTVLSLIITFLMYTYNFLAFHHFNLIVAGILFLLFLLWLILIIRKRARFLSMITLIIANIILAITLFAFKQTIDFTAQMNKTASFSEVEMSVVVPKDSSIQSVSELKEVDAPTDMDASNIHSLLKRIKEDKKIDLASNNVASYKEAYDKMMIGSSKAMVLNSAYGSLIEQSDANYRDKVKTIYTYKVKKAIKSSNKLSSNKDSFNVYISGIDTYGAISTVSRSDVNIILTANTKTHKVLLTTTPRDSYVKIPGGGGDQYDKLTHAGIYGVETSMATLESLYNIKINNYARINFSTFMDLIDLLGGIEVNNDQAFSANGYDFPQGRIALNSKQALTFVRERHSLQGGDNDRGKNQEKVISAVILKLSTIKSPAQFTSIVTGLQNSIQTNLSLNQLMTLANSQVADKSSYTVTSQDVTGSGSTGELPSYAMPGSALYMLKLDDQSVETAKEAIKNTMEGN, encoded by the coding sequence ATGGCAGCAAAATCAAGAAGTAGACGCGGTTCTACAAGTAATGGAAGCAGGAGTTTTAGCGTCATAAATCTCGCTTTACTTTTATTGTTTACAGTGCTTTCACTTATAATTACATTCTTAATGTATACTTATAATTTCCTTGCATTCCATCATTTCAATTTAATTGTGGCTGGAATTTTATTTTTGCTCTTTTTGTTATGGCTTATCTTAATTATTAGAAAACGAGCAAGATTTCTATCAATGATTACTTTGATAATTGCTAACATTATTTTGGCAATTACTCTTTTTGCTTTTAAACAAACTATTGACTTTACAGCACAGATGAATAAAACGGCATCTTTCTCAGAAGTTGAAATGTCAGTAGTTGTTCCTAAAGATAGTTCAATTCAATCTGTTTCTGAGTTGAAAGAAGTTGATGCACCAACTGATATGGATGCATCGAATATTCATTCTTTGTTAAAGCGTATTAAAGAAGACAAAAAAATTGATTTAGCAAGCAATAATGTTGCTTCATATAAGGAAGCTTATGACAAAATGATGATTGGTTCTTCAAAGGCGATGGTCTTAAATAGTGCCTATGGTTCATTGATTGAGCAATCAGATGCCAACTATAGGGATAAAGTTAAGACTATTTACACTTACAAAGTCAAAAAAGCAATCAAATCGTCAAATAAACTGTCATCAAATAAGGATTCCTTTAATGTCTATATCAGTGGTATTGATACTTATGGCGCAATTTCTACAGTTTCACGTTCAGACGTGAACATCATTTTGACTGCCAATACTAAGACCCACAAAGTTCTGTTAACAACAACACCTCGTGATTCTTATGTGAAAATACCTGGCGGCGGAGGAGATCAGTACGATAAGTTAACTCATGCTGGAATCTATGGTGTAGAGACTTCTATGGCAACTCTAGAAAGTCTATATAACATCAAGATTAATAACTATGCAAGAATTAATTTCTCGACTTTCATGGATCTAATTGATTTATTAGGTGGCATTGAAGTTAATAATGACCAAGCTTTTAGTGCAAATGGTTATGACTTCCCACAAGGTCGGATTGCTCTGAATTCAAAACAAGCTCTAACATTTGTTCGCGAACGTCATTCACTACAAGGTGGAGATAACGATCGTGGTAAAAATCAAGAGAAGGTCATCTCGGCAGTTATTCTAAAATTATCAACAATTAAATCACCAGCTCAATTTACATCAATTGTAACGGGATTACAAAATTCAATTCAAACTAATTTATCATTAAATCAATTGATGACATTAGCAAATTCACAGGTAGCTGATAAATCATCATATACAGTAACGTCACAAGATGTTACTGGTTCAGGGTCAACTGGTGAATTACCATCTTATGCAATGCCAGGTTCTGCTCTATACATGTTAAAACTAGATGATCAGAGTGTCGAAACTGCAAAAGAAGCAATAAAAAATACCATGGAGGGGAACTAA
- the deoD gene encoding purine-nucleoside phosphorylase, translated as MSIHISAQPGEIADKILLPGDPLRAKFIAENFLEDAVCFNEVRNMFGYTGMYKGQRVSVMGTGMGMPSISIYARELIVDYGVKTLIRVGTAGAIDPNVHVRELVLAQAAATNSYIIRNDFPEFDFPQIADFDLLDKAYHIAKEMGVTTHVGSVLSSDVFYSNMPERNMALGELGVKAIEMEAAALYYLAAQHGVKALGIMTISDNLNDPSEDTSAEERQTTFTDMMKIGLETLIAYD; from the coding sequence ATGTCTATTCATATTTCTGCGCAACCTGGCGAGATTGCCGATAAGATTCTTCTTCCGGGGGATCCTTTGCGTGCTAAATTCATCGCTGAAAATTTTCTTGAAGATGCTGTGTGTTTCAACGAGGTTCGTAACATGTTTGGTTACACTGGTATGTACAAAGGACAACGTGTTTCTGTAATGGGGACTGGGATGGGTATGCCATCTATTTCTATCTATGCCCGCGAATTAATTGTTGATTATGGGGTGAAAACCCTTATCCGTGTGGGAACTGCTGGTGCTATTGATCCTAATGTTCATGTCCGTGAATTGGTCTTAGCACAAGCTGCGGCGACAAATTCTTATATTATCCGTAATGATTTCCCAGAATTTGATTTCCCACAAATTGCTGATTTTGATTTGCTTGATAAGGCTTACCATATTGCAAAAGAGATGGGTGTAACTACTCATGTTGGCTCTGTATTATCTTCAGATGTTTTTTATTCAAATATGCCTGAACGTAATATGGCTCTTGGGGAACTAGGCGTTAAAGCAATCGAGATGGAAGCTGCAGCCCTCTATTATTTAGCTGCACAACATGGTGTTAAAGCTTTGGGAATCATGACAATTTCTGATAACTTGAATGATCCAAGTGAAGATACTAGTGCAGAAGAACGTCAAACAACTTTCACTGATATGATGAAGATTGGACTAGAAACGCTGATTGCCTATGACTGA
- a CDS encoding LysR family transcriptional regulator — protein MRLQQLHYIIKVVECGSMNVAAKQLFITQPSLSNAVKDLENEMGITIFNRNPKGITLTKDGVEFLSYARQVVEQTSLLEDRYKNLNSKRELFSVSSQHYAFVVNAFVSLLKETDMTQYELFLRETRTWEILDDVKNFRSEIGVLFLNDYNRDVLSKMMEDDHLIATPLFKAHPHIFISRNHPLAKHTRLTFNDLKPYPYLRYDQGLHNSFYFSEEMLSEISHPKSIVVSDRATLFNLMIGLDGYTIASGILNSNLNGDGIVAIPLDVPDIIDIVYITHEKANLSKMGQAFIDYLIKEVQF, from the coding sequence ATGAGATTACAACAATTACATTACATTATAAAAGTTGTTGAATGTGGCTCGATGAACGTCGCAGCAAAACAACTTTTCATTACTCAACCTAGCCTCTCAAATGCTGTTAAGGATTTAGAAAACGAGATGGGAATTACTATCTTTAATAGAAATCCAAAGGGTATCACCCTAACAAAGGATGGTGTCGAATTTTTATCTTATGCACGCCAAGTTGTTGAGCAAACATCCCTCTTAGAAGACAGATATAAAAATCTCAATTCTAAACGAGAACTTTTTAGTGTGTCTTCACAGCACTACGCCTTTGTTGTTAATGCTTTTGTCTCACTATTAAAAGAAACCGATATGACCCAGTATGAACTTTTCCTTCGTGAAACAAGAACTTGGGAAATCTTAGATGATGTTAAAAACTTCCGATCTGAAATTGGTGTTTTATTTTTAAACGACTATAACCGTGATGTCCTAAGCAAGATGATGGAGGATGACCACTTAATTGCGACACCACTCTTCAAGGCTCACCCTCACATTTTTATCAGTCGAAATCATCCGCTTGCCAAGCATACACGTTTAACCTTCAATGATTTAAAACCATACCCTTATCTCAGATATGATCAAGGCTTACACAACTCCTTCTACTTTTCGGAAGAAATGTTGTCAGAAATCAGTCATCCCAAATCCATCGTGGTCAGTGACCGAGCAACCTTGTTTAATCTTATGATTGGTTTAGATGGTTATACCATCGCCAGTGGCATTCTGAACAGTAATTTAAACGGAGATGGGATTGTTGCAATCCCACTTGATGTTCCTGACATTATCGATATTGTATATATCACACACGAAAAGGCAAATTTATCAAAAATGGGCCAAGCCTTTATTGATTATTTGATCAAAGAGGTTCAATTTTAA
- a CDS encoding sugar transferase: MNKEFLNFQVVKHAESIIENKKTVLLFKLIFDKMVAVILLLILSPVFLIMAILIKLEDNGQFLSTRARN; this comes from the coding sequence ATGAATAAAGAATTTTTAAATTTTCAAGTAGTGAAGCATGCAGAATCAATAATCGAAAATAAAAAAACTGTTTTATTATTTAAATTGATTTTTGATAAAATGGTTGCAGTTATTTTACTATTAATACTATCACCAGTGTTTTTAATAATGGCTATTCTTATAAAATTAGAAGATAATGGCCAGTTTTTATCGACAAGAGCGCGTAACTAA
- a CDS encoding sugar transferase: MASFYRQERVTKCGKLYKFRTMVSHVDQLGLLVTTKNDKKLQKSSFNRKYRLDEIPQLLIIIEGYMSFVAARPVILKYVAQYTDKMKITL, translated from the coding sequence ATGGCCAGTTTTTATCGACAAGAGCGCGTAACTAAATGTGGTAAACTTTATAAGTTCAGAACTATGGTGTCTCATGTAGATCAGCTAGGATTATTAGTAACGACAAAAAATGATAAAAAATTGCAAAAAAGCTCATTTAACAGAAAGTATAGATTAGATGAAATTCCACAACTTTTAATTATTATAGAAGGTTATATGAGTTTCGTTGCTGCTAGACCAGTAATATTGAAATATGTTGCTCAATATACTGATAAGATGAAAATAACTTTATAA
- the cps4B gene encoding capsular polysaccharide biosynthesis protein Cps4B, giving the protein MIDIHSHIIFDVDDGPLTIDESLSLLEESYKQGVRTIVSTSHRRKGMFETPEDDILNKFKHVKREAADKFPDLTLLYGGELYFTADILKKLENNEIPRMNDTRFALIEFSQMTPWKDIHLALSQVLMLGITPIVAHIERYAALEFNGDRVQELINMGCYTQVNSAHVLKAKLFGDKLKIFKKRAKYFLDKDLVHCISSDMHNLKKRPPYMKQAYQIVEKDYGTRRARKLFEENAASLINNEFL; this is encoded by the coding sequence ATGATTGATATCCATTCCCACATCATTTTCGATGTGGATGATGGTCCGCTAACAATAGATGAAAGTTTATCGTTACTCGAGGAAAGTTATAAGCAAGGTGTTCGTACAATTGTATCAACATCACATCGCAGAAAAGGAATGTTTGAAACACCAGAAGATGACATTTTAAATAAATTTAAGCATGTTAAACGGGAAGCTGCAGATAAGTTTCCAGACTTAACTTTGTTATACGGTGGTGAATTATACTTCACAGCAGACATTCTAAAAAAACTGGAAAATAATGAAATTCCTCGCATGAACGATACACGTTTTGCTTTAATTGAATTTAGCCAGATGACCCCATGGAAGGATATCCATTTAGCTTTATCTCAAGTGTTAATGTTAGGAATTACACCAATTGTCGCGCATATCGAACGCTACGCAGCTCTTGAATTTAATGGGGACCGTGTGCAGGAGTTAATTAATATGGGTTGTTACACGCAAGTCAATAGTGCCCATGTCTTAAAAGCGAAGCTATTTGGTGATAAACTTAAAATCTTTAAAAAACGTGCCAAATACTTTTTGGATAAGGACTTAGTCCATTGTATATCAAGTGATATGCATAATCTAAAAAAACGTCCACCATATATGAAACAGGCTTATCAAATCGTTGAAAAGGATTATGGAACAAGACGGGCAAGAAAACTTTTTGAAGAGAATGCTGCAAGTTTGATCAATAACGAATTTTTATAG
- a CDS encoding Wzz/FepE/Etk N-terminal domain-containing protein, protein MNNMEKPTMEIDVLSLLKKLWTKKFLIIFMALFFGTLALLSSIFLIKPSYTASTRIYVLNKTQQADNLSATDLQAGGLLVNDYKEIITSRDVMKDVIANDGVSMTPEELSKMIAVTIPADTRVISIAVTNHDPQAAKDLANSVRDVASEKIKSVTKVQDVTPLEKAVMPTSPSSPNIKRNTLVGILFGAFLTIVTVIVGEVVDDRVKRPEDVEELLGMTLLGIVPNTNKM, encoded by the coding sequence ATGAATAACATGGAAAAACCAACAATGGAAATTGATGTATTGAGTTTATTAAAGAAGTTATGGACGAAGAAGTTTTTAATTATTTTCATGGCCCTGTTTTTTGGGACTTTGGCTTTATTATCTAGTATCTTCTTAATTAAGCCCTCTTACACAGCATCAACACGTATTTATGTTCTTAATAAAACACAACAAGCTGATAATTTGTCAGCAACTGACTTGCAAGCCGGTGGTTTATTAGTTAATGACTATAAGGAAATTATAACATCTCGTGATGTTATGAAAGATGTCATTGCTAATGACGGTGTTTCAATGACACCGGAAGAATTGAGTAAGATGATTGCGGTAACAATTCCAGCAGATACACGTGTTATCTCAATTGCTGTGACAAATCATGACCCTCAGGCTGCTAAAGACTTAGCAAACTCAGTTCGCGATGTTGCATCCGAAAAAATTAAATCAGTCACTAAGGTTCAAGATGTGACTCCGCTTGAAAAAGCAGTTATGCCGACAAGTCCATCTTCACCAAATATCAAACGTAACACACTTGTTGGTATTTTATTCGGTGCTTTCTTAACAATCGTGACAGTGATTGTCGGAGAAGTCGTTGATGACCGCGTGAAACGCCCAGAAGATGTTGAAGAGCTTCTTGGTATGACTTTGTTAGGTATTGTACCTAACACTAACAAGATGTAA
- a CDS encoding DegT/DnrJ/EryC1/StrS family aminotransferase: protein MKTMNIPFSPPDITEEEIVEVIDALRSGWITTGPKTKKLESKISEFLGTSKTVCLNSATAALELALRLLGVGPGDEVIVPAMTYTASCSVIEHVGAKPVMIDIQSDSHEMDYTFVSKAINEKTKVIIPVDLAGIPCDYKTIFDIVEEKKNLFQPTNDFQKSIGRVIVLADGAHAFGASQNDIMVGNIADFTAFSFHAVKNFTTAEGGAITWKANLGINNEELYKQFQILSLHGQTKDALAKTKLGSWEYDIVLPGYKCNMTDIMASIGLAQFNRYLTLLERRHEIVENYNKFFKGTSINPLKHISNHYNSSKHLYITHIDEITIEQRNEIIIKMAEEGIACNVHYKPLPLLTAYANMGFDIKDYPNALAYYQNTITLPLHTKLTDEEVNYVSETFKRIVEDIKSV, encoded by the coding sequence ATGAAAACTATGAATATTCCCTTTTCTCCACCAGATATTACAGAAGAAGAGATTGTCGAAGTTATTGATGCATTACGCTCAGGATGGATTACCACAGGACCCAAAACTAAAAAATTGGAGTCAAAGATTTCTGAGTTTCTAGGAACTTCTAAAACGGTTTGTCTTAATTCTGCAACTGCTGCGCTTGAATTAGCTCTTCGTTTACTTGGTGTCGGACCTGGTGATGAAGTCATTGTTCCTGCAATGACTTATACGGCCTCCTGTAGTGTAATTGAACACGTTGGTGCTAAACCGGTCATGATTGATATTCAATCAGATAGTCATGAAATGGACTATACTTTCGTATCTAAAGCTATTAATGAAAAAACAAAAGTAATCATCCCCGTTGATTTAGCCGGTATTCCTTGTGATTATAAAACCATTTTTGATATTGTTGAAGAAAAGAAAAACTTATTTCAACCAACTAATGATTTTCAAAAATCAATTGGTAGAGTGATTGTACTTGCTGATGGTGCACATGCTTTTGGTGCATCTCAAAATGATATAATGGTTGGTAATATTGCTGATTTTACGGCCTTCTCGTTTCATGCCGTCAAAAATTTCACTACTGCAGAAGGTGGAGCAATTACTTGGAAAGCTAATTTAGGTATTAATAATGAAGAGTTGTATAAACAATTCCAAATCTTATCATTACATGGTCAAACTAAGGATGCATTAGCAAAAACAAAATTAGGTTCTTGGGAATATGATATTGTTCTACCAGGTTATAAATGTAATATGACAGATATCATGGCTTCAATTGGCTTAGCTCAATTTAATCGTTATCTTACATTATTGGAACGTCGTCATGAAATTGTAGAGAATTATAATAAATTTTTCAAAGGAACATCGATTAATCCATTAAAACATATTAGTAATCACTATAATTCATCTAAACATTTATATATTACTCATATAGATGAAATTACAATTGAACAACGAAATGAAATTATCATAAAAATGGCTGAAGAAGGGATTGCATGTAATGTTCATTATAAACCACTCCCATTATTAACAGCTTATGCCAATATGGGTTTTGATATTAAGGACTATCCAAATGCATTGGCTTATTATCAAAATACTATAACTTTACCTCTTCATACTAAACTAACAGATGAAGAAGTTAATTATGTTAGTGAAACATTTAAGAGAATTGTTGAGGATATAAAAAGTGTATAG
- a CDS encoding tyrosine-protein kinase, translating to MARLELVKSKKELYDIAEEYYNSIRTNIQFSGRDLKVITLTSVQPGEGKSTTSANIAISFAKAGLKTLLIDADIRNSVMSGTFKADEKYEGLSSYLSGNAELSAVISHTNIENLMLIPAGHVPPNPTTLLQNSNFNFMIDTVKELFDYVIIDTPPIGLVIDSAIISQKADANILVTEAGAIKRRFIQKAKEQMEQSGALFLGVILNKVEETLDSYGGYGSYGAYGNYGKPAKKKSRKRR from the coding sequence ATGGCACGTTTAGAATTAGTAAAAAGTAAAAAAGAACTATATGATATCGCCGAAGAGTACTATAACTCCATTCGGACTAACATCCAATTTAGTGGTCGAGATTTAAAAGTTATCACCTTGACTTCAGTACAACCTGGTGAAGGAAAATCGACAACATCCGCAAATATTGCTATCTCATTTGCTAAAGCAGGTCTTAAAACCCTATTAATCGATGCAGACATCCGTAATTCAGTTATGTCTGGTACATTTAAAGCTGATGAAAAGTATGAAGGTCTATCAAGTTACCTGTCAGGTAATGCAGAATTATCAGCAGTTATCTCTCATACAAATATTGAAAACTTAATGTTGATTCCAGCAGGACATGTTCCTCCTAATCCAACAACTTTACTCCAAAATAGCAATTTTAATTTCATGATCGATACTGTAAAAGAGTTATTTGATTATGTGATTATCGATACCCCACCTATTGGCCTTGTTATCGACTCAGCGATTATTTCACAAAAGGCTGACGCAAACATCTTAGTAACAGAAGCTGGGGCTATTAAACGACGCTTTATCCAAAAAGCAAAAGAACAAATGGAACAAAGTGGTGCTTTGTTCTTGGGTGTTATTTTAAATAAAGTAGAAGAAACACTTGATTCATATGGTGGTTATGGTAGTTATGGGGCTTACGGGAATTATGGTAAGCCAGCTAAAAAGAAATCTAGAAAGAGAAGATAA